The Deltaproteobacteria bacterium genomic interval TTCACACTTTTCCATTCATCTGACACGCTTCCATCAATAAATAATTTGTTGAGCCACCATTTAAATCGGCTTTCCTTTGCTCCAATCAGCCTTTCCGTTTTTTCAATGGCTTTGTCCCAGGTGGAAAGGAGGGATGCAATAGCGGTTTGTTCGTTAAAGGGTGGAAGATTTACGGATAATGGCTTTATAGTATGAAGATTAATATTTGCTTGTGCATTCTGAGTTGCTCGTGACTTAAAGTAGTATTTTTGAGTTTGCAAGAAATATTTAAGCCAGTCCTTACTAGTACCCTTTTGGGGCCGAATGGCAACAAGACTATCAGGGCATGCAAAGTCAAAACCAACCTCAGCAATATCTCCAATATTAGCGGCAATAGTAATAAGCAACGTTCCGGCAGGAAATAGTCTGCTGACTTTAAGGCCCTCATCATTTAATGTCTGAGAATAAGACTCAATCACTCCAGTTGCAGAGGCTACATCTCCTGTTTGTAGAAAAGGAATATTCCCACCATAGTATTTTGGGTCATTTCTCGGTCGTGCAGAAAACTTTCCACGTTCCACTGTGGCAATTTCCTCTAACCTGACAAACTTCCAATTCGTCATTCATATCCTCCAACAAGTACTAAACTCTCTAACAATGATGGCAATTATTTTTTCTAAAAAAACAACTCTTACCATTCCGAGAACATCCTCGAAATGGTTATTAAAAGGGCAATTAAATGTGTGTCATACCCGAAGGCTTTTATCGGGTATCCATATCTTTTAAAACCTGGATTCCCGCTAAAACAATGCGGGAATGACAATCTTATGAACGCAACGATTGTGTTGCAGAGTTAATATAAACTGTCACTGACCATTTTTCCCACTTGGTAAAAATGGTAAACTCAAGTGCATGTTCATCAAGACTTTATCTTTTCTATCTGCGCCCATCTGCGTAATCTGCGGATTCATCTTTCAGCCCCTACATTATCCACAGATGACGCAGATTTGCGCAGATTAAAAACTATCCTTTTGTATTCCAGCTGTTTCGCTCCAAAATTTATCAAGAGACTTCTGTTAAGCCCTGATGCTTTAAGGTAGTTGATAACCTGTGATTCTTCTATTCCAGATAACTGTTTTAGTGCTTTCAATTCAACAATAACGGAACCGAAACACACAAAATCAGCCTTGTAATGCGCATTGATAGGCTTGCCCCGATAGAAAACAGGCAGCTTTTTTTCCCGCTCAAAAGGAATCCTCATCACCTGAAATTCCTGTTCCAATGCTTCCTGATAAACGGCTTCCAAAAAACCATGTCCCAACTCCTTATGCACTGCCATTGCAGCCCCGATAACGGCATAGGTTTCACTGTCTCTTATATTTTTATCTTCTTTCTTCTGATACATTATTAAGCCCTTTTTTATCCGCAGATTACGCAGATGGGCGCAGATAAAAGACAAAAAGAAATCACTTTATAGTTTTAATCTGCGTAAATCTGCGTAATCTGCGGATCATCTTTCAATCCCCTTGAGCATCTCCGCCATTTTGCCCCTCACATCAAGCAACTCCTTCTCAAGGTCATCTATCTCCCTCTGCACGGCGTCAATATCAATCTCTTCCTCTTCCTCAAAGGTATCCACATATCTCGGGATATTGAGATTGAAATCATTCTCCTTAATTTCATCGAAGCTTGCCACATAGGCGTATTTATCCACTTCCTTACGCGCCTTACAGGTGGAAACAATCTTCTCCATATGCGCATGGAGAAGCGTATTCCGGTTCTTCCCGCTCTGAAACTCGCTGCTGGCGTCAATAAAGACAACATCCTTTCGCCCTTCATTGACGCCCCCTTTTTCCCGCGAACGGTCAAAAACAAGAATGGCAACAGGAATGGACGTTGAAGGAAAAAGATTGGCAGGCAGTCCCACAACGGCATGGAGCATATTTTCCTCAATCAGTTTTTGGCGAATGCGCCCTTCACCCCCGCCTCGAAAAAGCACACCGTGAGGCACGACGACGGCCACGCGGCCCTCCTTGGCAAGGGCCCGCTCCACCATATTGAGAATAAAGGCCCAGTCGCCCTTGCTCTTTGGCGGCACACCCCGCATAAAACGCTTGTAGGGATCTTTGTCGGCATTCTCAGCGCCCCACTTGTCCAGCGAAAAAGGCGGATTGGCGACAACGACATTGAATTTCATGAGCCTGTCATTTTCCACCAGCATGGGACTGTTGAGCGTATCGCACCACTCGATACGGGCACCGTCCATGCCGTGAAGAAACATATTCATCCTTGCCAGCGCCCAGGTAGCACCGTTCACCTCTTCACCGAAAAGGGCAAAGTCCTTTCCCATCACTTCACGGCCCGCCTCGATAAGCAGACCGCCCGAACCGCAGGAAGGATCACAAATGCGGTCGCCCGCCTTCGGTTCAGCCAGTTTTGCCAGCAGTTCGGAAACCTTGTAGGGCGTATAGAATTCACCCGCCTTTTTTCCTGCGTCACTGCCGAAACGCTCTATCAGATAAATATAGGTATTGCCGATCACATCTTCACTGACCCGGCTGGGACGCATATCGAGCTTTGCACTGGCAAAATCTTCAAGCAGGTTTTTAAGCCGCCTGTTGCGGTCCCCCGGTTTGCCAAGGTTGGCTTCACTGTTAAAGTCGATATTTCTAAAGACGCCTTCCAGCTTGGCCTTGTTGGCTTCCTCGATATGGTCCAGCACAATGTTGATAAGCTCACCGGCATTGGGCCTTTCCCGCCGTTCATGAAGGCTGTAATAATCGGCAAGAAAAGTGTCCAGCACTTGATCGGTATCTTCATCTTTAAGTTCGACAACAGGCAGGGTAAAGCGCTCACGTTCCAGCTTACGGCGAATACGAACCTCATCATCGCCGTATTGTTTTTTGTATGTTTCGTAATGGTCCTTCCAGACATCGGAAATGTATTTAAGAAAGAGCATGACAAGGATATAGTCCTTGTACTGTGCCGGATCGACAACGCCCCGGAAGGTATCACATGCCGCCCATGCTGTATCGTTAATCTCTTTCTGTGAAATCTTGCCTGTCATCAAATCTCTCCATAAACCACATTATTTTGTAACCATTCAGAATCAATATGTGACTGTTCAGATTACCGCTATTTTGTTCGATTACATGAAAAAAACGCACAGGTTACTGCTGTAAATGAGCATTTTTGACGCAGTTATCGGGCAAAAGAGTGGTGAGATGAACAGTTACTTTTCTTTTTCCATCATATGTTGGCACCAGCCGCAAAAACCACCCTTTTCATAGGCCTGAAACATTTCAATCCATGGGATGTGAGCGCCGCATCTGCCGCATTCTTCAGTATAATATTGATGCCATATATATTGGTTAAAATCATCTTTCTGATTTTCTGTCAGGTAATCATAAC includes:
- a CDS encoding restriction endonuclease subunit S, producing MTNWKFVRLEEIATVERGKFSARPRNDPKYYGGNIPFLQTGDVASATGVIESYSQTLNDEGLKVSRLFPAGTLLITIAANIGDIAEVGFDFACPDSLVAIRPQKGTSKDWLKYFLQTQKYYFKSRATQNAQANINLHTIKPLSVNLPPFNEQTAIASLLSTWDKAIEKTERLIGAKESRFKWWLNKLFIDGSVSDEWKSVKLGDVATILKKLPLSSVEGKTLLTVKLHCLGIEANTRIKPKLTERGRPYYTREAGEFLIGRQNFHNGGFGIVPAHLDGYIASNAITSLSLKSYKLISDFLFYYFCRRDYYKRVGQIMDGTGQKELSDKQILKLKLNLPNLNIQKTIADTLNTAQQEINLLKKQLNAYKTQKRGLMQKVLTGRWRVKGAQTCTDSTDRAGT
- a CDS encoding GxxExxY protein, whose product is MYQKKEDKNIRDSETYAVIGAAMAVHKELGHGFLEAVYQEALEQEFQVMRIPFEREKKLPVFYRGKPINAHYKADFVCFGSVIVELKALKQLSGIEESQVINYLKASGLNRSLLINFGAKQLEYKRIVFNLRKSASSVDNVGAER
- a CDS encoding type I restriction-modification system subunit M yields the protein MTGKISQKEINDTAWAACDTFRGVVDPAQYKDYILVMLFLKYISDVWKDHYETYKKQYGDDEVRIRRKLERERFTLPVVELKDEDTDQVLDTFLADYYSLHERRERPNAGELINIVLDHIEEANKAKLEGVFRNIDFNSEANLGKPGDRNRRLKNLLEDFASAKLDMRPSRVSEDVIGNTYIYLIERFGSDAGKKAGEFYTPYKVSELLAKLAEPKAGDRICDPSCGSGGLLIEAGREVMGKDFALFGEEVNGATWALARMNMFLHGMDGARIEWCDTLNSPMLVENDRLMKFNVVVANPPFSLDKWGAENADKDPYKRFMRGVPPKSKGDWAFILNMVERALAKEGRVAVVVPHGVLFRGGGEGRIRQKLIEENMLHAVVGLPANLFPSTSIPVAILVFDRSREKGGVNEGRKDVVFIDASSEFQSGKNRNTLLHAHMEKIVSTCKARKEVDKYAYVASFDEIKENDFNLNIPRYVDTFEEEEEIDIDAVQREIDDLEKELLDVRGKMAEMLKGIER